GGCTGGTCGCGCCATAGCCAACCCCATGAACCTCAAAAAGCGCGATGTCTGCTGTGAATCAGGCAGTGAATATAAAGATGTCTGCTGCGCTGAATATGTATGTTGTTAAACATGGGTCTATGATATGTTTGCTGATGATGAATAGTGTCTTGCCATTGGACAAACTGGTAACAGCTGCGAGGGAAAGTatgctcctcttcttcatctcctctATAACAGTTCGAGTGTTGATGTGGCTAATTCGAATGGTAGCAAGTGCGCCTGCCAATAGTTCCGTTCAATCGATGAATAGACAAGCCCGTGTATCGATGGTGGATTTGATGGGTGTTTATTGGTAACCTGGAATTCTCAATGGAATGATATGTTTCACGGGTTATGCTGGAGTACTCAACCAGCACCGCATGGATGATCTCTAGCTCCGATGTGTCATTGTTCGATGACCGTTATGTGAACTAGCTCCAGTTCTCCCGTACAATGTACATTGACAAATTTTGCAAAGCCCGGATGTTTGAGTAATCACACTGTTCGGAGTAATGTACAGGGATTTGTGTCAGCACTCATCTATAACTAGTGCGGGCTTCCTAGAAAGGAAGTAGAATGTCGTGGGGCTGTGGATACACTACCAAATGCTCTTCACAGACAGGCTTCTGGAGCCGAATCGGCGAAATCACGGCGTTCTATTTGCATCCGACGTTAACCTGGGATTTTGAACCCTGATGCATTTTCGGAGACATATAACCAATGATAATCCAGCTAGATGCCCCACGAAGTTTTACTACCCTTTTAGGAAATCCCCGCTATATCGAACTATGTCACAGCTCCTACGCCGTCATGCCGGTCGACTGGACTATATCCAGGGGATTCTCGTCACGAGAGGTATAAATACCCTTCGGATCCTCACCATGTCTGCTTGTATTTCACCACTTCTTCAATACTTCCCCCACAAGTCACTTGAATCCATTCGAAACAATGTCCACCAGAGCAGCCCAAGTGGAAGAATACGGCTGGGGAGCTGTGCCCATCAACCCCAAGTGGTTCGCTCCTACCAAGGCTCCAACTCCCCAGCTCGTCAAAGACAAGCCTCTCCCTGGCACTCAGGTCGCCAAAGCAGCCCTGGAGTACGCCAAGGCAGAGCTCCCCGCGCATACCTTCAACCACAGCATGCGCGTTTTCTACTACGGTACGCTTTTTCCTCAACTCTCGTATTTGTGCTTTACCCTGTTTAATACTTTGTTTGCGCAGGCCTCGCTATCGCCAGACAACACTTCCCCGCCTGGAAATTCAGCGACGAAACCTGGCTTCTCACCTGTCTGTTCCACGACATTGGGACTATCGACAAGTACACCCGCGACGTGTTCATGTCCTTTGACATCTACGGTGGTGTCGTGGCCCTGAACGTCCTCAAGGAACAGGGTGCTCCGTCGCCGCAGGCTGAGAGCGTGGCGGAGGCAGTCATGCGGCATCAGGATTCGGTCCGTGTTGGGACGATTCATACGGTTGGGTTGTTGATTCAGTTGGCTACGCAGTTTGGTATGTTATTATTCCCTCCTCTTATGGTATGAACGGAGTGGGTGCTGATTTCGGGCTCTAGATAACGTCGGTGCTCACAAAGAGTATGTCCATCCCGACACCGTCAAGGATGTTACTGGCCATTACCCGCGCCGCCAGTGGTCCAAGTGCTTCTCGAGCAAGTTGAGGGAGGAGATTGGGCTGAAGCCTTGGTGCCATACTACCGCTGAGGGTGAGAGCTTTCCGCATGATATCGAGCACAATGCTCTGATGGAGCCGTATGATGGATTGTTTTAATCATAGTTTCCAAAGATCGGTACATGTGCCATAAGTATATTGAGAAAGAATAAATATCTTGGCATTCATAAATCGAAGTAAATGCAAGTGAGTTTACTTATATTGTTTTACTGAGTCAAACACAAATGATGCGCTACCATAATCACAAGTGCCGTAAATAAACGTAAAATGGTATCACTGCAATTCGTTAGTACAGCTTTATAATATTggaaagaaagagggagCTCACCAGGAAATAATCAGCAACAGGTTTCTTCGCCGGCATACCCCTCGTATCCTGCGCGGCCGCCTCAAACACCCTGTACCGTCTCCCCGGACTAACAACCGAAGAACCGACGCCATTAGAGCCCATCAAAAGACCATTACTCCGTCCGTATTCGCCACTATTTCGTGCCACCGTTCCGCCGTTACTCGTATCTTCGCCAAGTTCCAGAATCGCAGCCACATTTCCGCAGCGGTAGCAGTAGTTCGGGGCGGACCAGACCGTAACGATTCCGCCGTCGAACATCTCCTTGTACCCTTCCATGACGAGCTGATGGGCACGCGCAACAAGGGAGAGGTCATTGGTGTAGTTGAATCCTTTGACAATATCGCCGCCAAAAAGGAAACCGGCGCCGCGAGGGCTGAGACCCCAGCCTTCGATTTCGTCTGGGTCGGACCAGAGGAGATCGCACATGGGCCCTTCGTGGGGGACCTCTTGCTTGCGATCGATAAGGCGGATTTTGTCGACGGACTCGATGGCGGGGGAAAGACCGCCGTGCACGCAAA
This region of Aspergillus chevalieri M1 DNA, chromosome 4, nearly complete sequence genomic DNA includes:
- a CDS encoding cyanamide hydratase (COG:S;~EggNog:ENOG410PPD0;~InterPro:IPR006674,IPR017771,IPR003607;~PFAM:PF01966), encoding MSTRAAQVEEYGWGAVPINPKWFAPTKAPTPQLVKDKPLPGTQVAKAALEYAKAELPAHTFNHSMRVFYYGLAIARQHFPAWKFSDETWLLTCLFHDIGTIDKYTRDVFMSFDIYGGVVALNVLKEQGAPSPQAESVAEAVMRHQDSVRVGTIHTVGLLIQLATQFDNVGAHKEYVHPDTVKDVTGHYPRRQWSKCFSSKLREEIGLKPWCHTTAEGESFPHDIEHNALMEPYDGLF